A region of the Muricauda sp. MAR_2010_75 genome:
TCCATAATAGGTTGTCCGGCCATCCGAAACGAAATTGTCGTAGTGGGTTACCCCAATTCCCTTTAGGTCTTGGACAAATTTGGGAAAGTCGGCACCACTTTTGACTTTAGCAAATGCTTCGTGAATTTTTTCAAGGGTAAACATAGGTTATGATCTAAAGGCTATTTCAAGTTTTAACTGGGTTCAGCTTGCAGGTAACTTGTTTATAGAAAAGTAAAACACATCCCCACACCCTAAAATAAGAATAAAACCAATGAGAGGGTTGTTTTTTGCCGAAGCAATATTCTGGAGGTACCACACAAAAAACCCGGCAAATTTGCTGGGTTTTTTGTGTGGTTCTTTTTTGTTCTGACTTAATTTTAGCGAGAGCATATTGATGAAATAAAAAGGTAATGTCCATTTTTTAAAGCCTTATAAAGACTTCCTTTTTTTGTAAAAGCCAAATGCATTTTGCTTTTTCCTGTTAAATATATTTTTTCACCTTCCATTTGATACAATAAATCTACTTCAAGTACTCCACTTGAAATGCCTGCTATAATACGTATATCCTCAATTCTCACTCGCACAAAGGTTGAAGAAATCGAGGGTAACATATTCGATTCCACAAATTGTAGCGACATTTCAGTGTCTTCGTCCAATTCGTCAATTGATTTTATGAATGATCGTTTGAAATCTGGGAATTTTGAGTCTCCATAAGTTGGAAGCCCTTCGTATTGGAAGTCTTCAAAATCGCTTCGTTCATCATACGCAAAATAAAAGCTTCTATCACAATTAATTTCGGAAGCCAGTTTATTAGTTTTCTTATGAGATGCACATCCTAAAATTAAAATCACAACGGATAGTAATACTACTTTTTTCATTATTCAAGTTACTGCTAACAGTCTCAACTATAATTTTGGTGGTACAAAACCACAAGATATAATCTTTCGGGAGAGGGGTTAGTTACTTTTTAAGCCATCCATTAAACGTCTTTTTATCTTGTTTAATTCTTAATCCCATTTTTTTTGTCAAATCGTTTTCTAGTTGAACAATATGTTTTGGGTCAGAATTATATTTTTTCGCAGAATGTTTAATCCTATGAACTTTCCCATCTATAAATCCCCATCGATATTTTAAAGTATCAAAGTCAGATTCTGATATTTCGGAAGGTCTATCTGTTGTAAAAAAATCTATTAAATCTTTAAAATATTCAGCTCCTTTTACCTCGGCGATTGTTTTCTCTCCATCATTCAAGCATTCTGCGAAGTCATCTTCCGTTGGATAGAAGCCTTCATTTTCAAAAAATTCGTGTCCAAAACTGCTTATTTCTTTGATAAAGTCTATAATACTGACTTTGAACGGTTCTGATAAGTGATCAACAACGCTTGTTATTAAATAATCACCTTCAAAATTATTACCTCTTTGTCTATTACACTCAGAGCAAAGAAGTCTAATGTTTGACTCATCAGATGACCCCCCTTTTGACCAAGGAATTATATGATCAAATTCAATATCTTCATCAATTACTGATTTCTTGCAAACTTGACAAATTTGATTTTCCCTTTTCATAACCCTAAATTGGGTAACCCTTGGGATGTGTCTAGTGATTTTCCTTAACTCTTTTGTCTCCGTTAAAGGTTCAGCTACATAGAAAACAGGACAATCATGTCCAAATATTCGACAGCTTTTTTCATCATTTTCAGTTTTCAACGGGAAATCCTCAACTAATGGTCCGTATGGGCAATACTTCAATTCCCAACAAGGTTTGCAAACAGCTTTAACTCGCTCTTCCCAATTTACCTTTTTCCCCCATTTTTGAATTGAACTCATTAATTTTCTTATTTCTATGGATATTACTACATCTATATACAACTAAAAAATAGCAATAAATACTCTGATTATCAGCGGATTTATGATTCAAAATCAATCCCGAAACTCAAAAAGCTGAGAAATATCTACTTCCATTGCCCGAGCCAAATTCAGCAATGTTTTCAAAGTAATATTGGTTCTTCCATTCTCGATTCTTGATATGGTGGTTTTATCATAATCACAAACAGAAGCCACATCCAGTTGAGATAATTCCTTATCCTCTCTAATCTCTTTAATGCGTTGGCCCAATTTTTTTTGGTAGGCGACTAATATTTTGTTGTTTATTGACATCTATGTCAATATTAGTTTCTATATTCGTTGATACAGTAAACATATATGTCAACTTTTGGTCATGGAATATTTAGAATTTTTATCTAACAACTGGAGGAAGTCAAATCCAAGTCCCCCTCAAACAATTACCAACTTCCTCCACCAAAGTTCCCAAACCCAACTGCAGATCACCTTTGCCTCCCTTAACATCCGCAACCACCAAAACGGGCAATTGCTGCACCAAGTGCACCAGCTGCAGAGCCGTATCATCCTCCAAAAAATGCCACAAAAGGGGCTTGCGGAGCTAACTTTGCTGGATAATCTGGTCTTTAGTTTTTCCTTTCAATTCCAGATACCCAAAGCCCTAAAATTCCATGATGTGGAAATGCTGGCCCTGCCCCGCCCCTTGGACCAAGGCAGACTTTATTTAGATGAAGAAAAATTGCAGCTCTCTTTTCGGATAGATGCCCCAGACCCCACCCTACGGGTGGAAGTGACCCATGTGTACCAAGGCATCCTTAAATTGGAACACCCTTGCACGCCGCTTTGTGGGCAAATGCAATGAAGTTCTACCAAGGCACAAGAACACGTAAAATGTCATTTCGAAATGAGATGCAGTGCATCCATTGAGAAATCTCCCATCAAGCTTCAGATTTCTCGCATCCGCTCGAAATGACCAAAGCCAACCAACGTCATGCCGAACCCCGTTTCGGCATCCCACCCCCACAACATAAGACCCTGAAACAAGTTCAGGGTGACGTGGAAAAGGTCAAAAATTGGTAAAATCAGTCCGAATCGGTCTTTTTTGGATTCCTTGGCAGCATTTCCTCTGGGAAAGGGAAGAGGATGGTAGAGTTCTTCTCGGCCGCAATGTTCGATAGCGTTTGGTATAGCCTTAATTTTATGGCCGACGGTGATTTGTCTATCTGCACCCCTGCCTCGAGCAGTTTGCCAGCGGCCTGTTCCTCCGCCTCCGCCAAGATGACTCGGGCCCTTCTGGACCTTTCAGCCTCGGCCTGGTTGGCCATCATCCGTTTCATGTTCTCGGGCAGTTGGATGTCCTTTATCTTTACATCAATAATTTCAATGCCCCAATGTTGGGTCTCTACCTCCACAATGTTTTTGATGTTCTTGCCCATTTCTTCCCTTTTGGACAAAATGGTGTCCAGTTCAACTTTACCACAAACGTCCCGTAATGCGGCCTGCGAAAGCTGGGTAATGGCAAAACTATACTCCTCAACCTCCAAAACAGCTTTCTCTGGGTCTGTAATCTTAAAAAAAACGACCCCATCAATGCTACAGGGCACATTGTCCTCGGTCATGACCTCTTGGGAAACAACGTTAATGGTAATGACCCGAATATCCACTATCTGGATGGTCTCAACAAGGGGGATTATCCATCGAAAACCGGGCTGGAGTGTACTGATATATTTTCCAAAACGGAATTTGAGGGCTCTTTTATACTCAAAAATGATTCGTATTCCGGCCAATGCTATTAGACCAACAATTACTATAAATAAGACCGCTGGATTCATAATTCTTTATTTTAATACTGGTACCGACTCAATAAGACATTTCGGATTCAAGAAATTCTTATGTTCAAACCCCCACTAAAGTGGGAGTGATATTCAATCAGGAAATCCTGGGGCAAGAATTCGGAGAATTTTACCGATTGAAAGCACACCTATAAGGTACAAAAAATCCAACGGATCATCAAAAGCTCCAAATACTTAAAAACCAATCTAAAATTCCTGTTCTTGCCGAAGTAATATCCTGGGGTATCCTAAAAAAACCGGTACATTTTTCCAGTTTCTTTGTTACTCTCCAAAGACCAATAAAGAATCCCGGTTTTGGGTCACCACGTACCGAGTTTTGCCGTTCGTAGTCTTCACTTGTCCCATGGCCTTGGCATCGCCACTGGCGGTAAACCCACTTTTACGGCTGGGGATGGCGGTAAAACTCCCTTTGCCATCACCTTTGAGCAGCAGCCCGTTCAGGGCATCCAAACGGCCAATAAAGGTTTCGTTTCCGTAATCGTTGCCGATCAATAGCACATCCAGATGGTTATCGTGGTCCACATCGGTAATGAGCATATCGTTGATGGGCGCCAGTTGGGCCTCATTGGGCAATGGCACCAATTTAAACTTTCCATTTCCCAAATTCTCAATATAGCTGCTCTTATCCTGATTCCCGATGAGTTTTAGTGCGCCTTCCCGTTCGGCTTCGGTAAAGATATCGGCTTGGGTGGCGAGCCCATATTCTTTATAAAGGTTGAACTTCCCACGAAAAATAGGACTCTGTTGGAACATATCACCCCAAAAATTCACTGGAAAGGACTCCAACACCCCATCATTGTTCTTAAAATAAGCGAAAACGATGGGGTCCATGCTGCCATTCCCATCAAAATCTTTCCCCAAAACGGTGACCGGATTTTCCTTGCTGGGTTTGTAAAAATTGTTGGCGCCAATGTTCCCCACGATAAAATCGGTATCGCCATCGCCATCAAAATCGGCCCCGGAAATACTTTCCCACCAACCCAGTTCGTCTTCCAATCCGGTTTCCAAAAGCGGTTTAAAGCCACTTTCATGGTTCTTGAAAATGGTAACGGGCATATATTCACCAACCACGATCAAATCCAAGCGCCCGTCCATATCCACATCGTTCCACATGGCATCGGTCACCATGCCCGCTTTGGACAAATCAGGAGCCAGTTGTTGGGTCACATCCATCAATTTCCCTCGGTCATTTTTCAATAAAAAGCTTTTATCGGGATAG
Encoded here:
- a CDS encoding HNH endonuclease, with product MSSIQKWGKKVNWEERVKAVCKPCWELKYCPYGPLVEDFPLKTENDEKSCRIFGHDCPVFYVAEPLTETKELRKITRHIPRVTQFRVMKRENQICQVCKKSVIDEDIEFDHIIPWSKGGSSDESNIRLLCSECNRQRGNNFEGDYLITSVVDHLSEPFKVSIIDFIKEISSFGHEFFENEGFYPTEDDFAECLNDGEKTIAEVKGAEYFKDLIDFFTTDRPSEISESDFDTLKYRWGFIDGKVHRIKHSAKKYNSDPKHIVQLENDLTKKMGLRIKQDKKTFNGWLKK
- a CDS encoding helix-turn-helix domain-containing protein — encoded protein: MSINNKILVAYQKKLGQRIKEIREDKELSQLDVASVCDYDKTTISRIENGRTNITLKTLLNLARAMEVDISQLFEFRD
- a CDS encoding slipin family protein, whose protein sequence is MNPAVLFIVIVGLIALAGIRIIFEYKRALKFRFGKYISTLQPGFRWIIPLVETIQIVDIRVITINVVSQEVMTEDNVPCSIDGVVFFKITDPEKAVLEVEEYSFAITQLSQAALRDVCGKVELDTILSKREEMGKNIKNIVEVETQHWGIEIIDVKIKDIQLPENMKRMMANQAEAERSRRARVILAEAEEQAAGKLLEAGVQIDKSPSAIKLRLYQTLSNIAAEKNSTILFPFPEEMLPRNPKKTDSD